The Triticum aestivum cultivar Chinese Spring chromosome 4B, IWGSC CS RefSeq v2.1, whole genome shotgun sequence sequence TTTTTATTATATGAAGAATTTTCAAATTGAGCGATCAGTTTTTAAAttgcatgaacatttttataactggTTGAACACTTTTTTAGAGAATGTGACCATTTTTACGAAGTTACAGGAAAATATTTCTTAAGTACGTGCACAATGATTATATGACCATTTTTAAATACGTTGGTTCTAATTCCATGGTTGCGTTGAGGAGCTGGTGGATGGGTTACGCATCGAGCAATCTTTTCCGTCTAATACGGAAAGGAAGCGCTCCTGCTGGTTTCCCGCAAAAAATCAGGCACTCCAGGCCGAGCAATGCTACACCTAGGTAAAGTTACGTACAGATTTTACGTAATAGGCAATGTGTAGGACTGCgattggatggatggatgtggcaGGGGCCCACACGGGTGAAAATCAGGGGGGGCGATAGATTTGTTAGGCAGGTTACGTAACTCTTCGTAGGTTGTTTTCGTAGGTGTAGTATTATTGCTCCAGGCCGCAGAGAAGAGTACTCCACACACAACTTTATTCTTTACTGGACGTACGCTACCAAACTGCCGCTGTCGTCGTCTccatctgcatgcatgcatgcacgcacgacGTTTCCATTCTATCAATGGCGCCACGACGAGGCAGTACACTAAAGCCAGCAGTCGCTGCCAAAACGCCTCCGTGAGAGAGCTCGTGAGTCGAGCTTTATAATTACGGGATCCCATTCCATCCCCTCCACTCCTcgtccactccgccgccgccgcagctccgaTTTCCCTAGCGCGCCTTGCCTTCAGGACCTGCAAGCCATGGCAGCCGCCGCAATAAGGGCCCAGATCAACATCCTCATCGCCACCATGTTCAACACGGTGAGGCCCCCTCGCTCCTCCCATCAACGTCCCATCTACACTTTTGCTGGCTGACCTTTCCTTTGCTTTGGCGTATATCCGTGATGGATCTAGGGTCTGGTGGACGACGCTTTCTTGCAGCTGCAGAGGATGCGGGAGCAGGGCCGCGTAACCCCGGCCCATGTCGTtgaggtcatgaaccacttcctcAACGAAGCCGAGAGGATCATCAACGACATCACCGGCCTGATGTCCGTATCCCAGCCCCCTCTCTCCCCTCTGCTCTCGTTATTCTCGTCTCGGTCGAATACAGACTCATCCTGTCTCTTCTCTGCGATGAGATTCGCATGCAGGAACGGGCCCGAGGTGGACTTCGACAAGGTGGACGACCTCGTGCAGCAGCTCAAGGTGGCCTGCAGCAGGTGGAAGCCCTTTCCTCTATGTCCCCCCCTCCCCCAGTCTTAACTGTATGTTTATTTTTTCGCTGCATCCATGTTGTGCGATCCAGATGTGTTTCCGTTGTCAGGAGTATGCCGTTCATGCTGTTTGCCCTGTCGTGTAGCCATAAGTTCAAGTGCTGAATTTAGTTTTGTTTCGTGTAACAGAAGTACGGTATTGATGCCAAACGCGATGCCACGGCTCCATGAGGAATACATTGTTGTCTCGCGAGCGTTCCTACTATTTATTATATGATATTCCGCTAATGGTAGTTTTTTCTGGTGTGTCCGTGTTTCTATTCAGACATGTCGTGTCATTTGCGGTTGTCGTATGCACGTAAAGTAGAAGAACAGCTGAGCCTAGTTGTGTTTCCAGTAACAAAATTATCCATTTTCCTACCAACGCGATGCTCTTGGTTGTCAATGATAAGCATTTCTTATAATAATTATATGCGCCAATGTCCTTTTCGGGGTTCTCCACTGAATCAATGTTGTTTCTATATATTTTGATAGGTTGGCGTAGAGTGTGTAGGTCATGACCCTGTGGCTCGTGTCGTTTGTGCTGCCGTATGGCCGTAGCTAGAATAGCCAAATTTACTTGTGTTATGTCTCAGCAAATGTTATGGGGGCCATCGACAATCCTGCAAATGTTATGTCTCAGCAAGTGAAACTTTCTCGTTTTGTACATATCTCTAGTACGGTACTACTTATGCTCTATCGCATGTAAAACCTTATTTTTCTGGTTTATCGAACCATTTATTGTGTTGACAGCCGTGATAGGAAACGACTCCTTGAGATATTTTTATGGCATCGCAAGTATGCTTATGTGTATCAATATGCTGCAATGGCGTTTAATAAGTATGATAAATTTCTAATTTCCTCATCTTGCTCTTTTTGACATATATCAGTGTTGGTGCTAAGAGATTGAACCTCTGCTGCGTGCAACACTTCAGTCCTGAGGCAAAAACCAAAGAAGGGTCAGTAGTCAGTACCTTACTACTATGTTGCAAATAATTATTCTTCACATCTTTATTGTTCACGTTATTTTAATGTAAACCTGTTGGTTGATATTTTCTTTTATGGCACTATATTTAGCTCATACAATCTGATATCGTCAAGAAATAACATGCTTGTTCACTTCATCTGCAACCACCTGATAGTTAAAACTTGGTTCATGACATGAATATGCCTCTTTGATAATTCAATTGTAACTTGCGAACTCTAGACTTATGTTTACAGCGCGACTTAAGTCTGAGATGGCTAGACTTTGTTTTTTCAAACAGATGTTTACAATTTCTTAACCATTTCAGCTCAGTTTAGTTAATCTCTCCGGATTTTGACACTGTGGTATATTTGCATTATTCCAGGTACCTCGCGGCACTGGGTCGTGTTAGGTTTCAGTTCTGCGATTTGCGCAGCATGTTCAAGATCATAATGGAGGTAGTCCCTTATGTCCCTATGCTGTATTTGTACTACCAACTTCTAACTTGTATCATAATACATTGATTGGTTGAGGATAAATGATTTTACAATAATCGTATTCTTTGTTGTCGTTGAAAGTTATATAGAGAGGTACTGTTTTGTTTCTCGAGCACTTTAGTTCGAGGTCTCTGAAAGTCAATTTTGGCTGTTAAATATTGTTGTTCTTAATTTCGTCATCACATGTTGATACATGTACGGGTTAGCTCTAAGCAGTGGAGTTTATTTGTTTCCCGCCATAAGTTAACATCGCCAAGTACCAGAATATGATAGCTACCACCTTACATCATGACTAATTTGTGAAACCATGTGAATTGAGCATCATTGTGCGTCACAAACATGTCTTAATCATTGACGTATTCTTCTTCGTTTGCTGCAGCTGGAGCAGCACTTTGCGGCATGTGGTCCTAAGTAGGAGTAATTGAGAGGTAAAGGGCATAGCCCCATGCGATCTCTCGCAAGATGGGGTGTATGTATCACTGAAGATGTGTGCAGTTTTCATTGGGTGTTTGGCTTTGGAGGGTGCGCTCGGATAGTAGCAGATTCTCGTCTCAGAAGTCCAGGCTTGCAGCCCTATGAAAGAAACTTGTTATGATTTGTGTCATTGTGTCAACTTATACATGTTTCTGTCTGGATGTTGGTTGGTTGTTGGTGACTTACTTTGTTGTatgttgctctctctctctctctccctctttctctctTACTCTCGGTCTCTCTCTATCATCTTGAGAGATGTTGTTGCCTCTCTTTTGAGCAAGGGTAAATAATTGCTAGTTGTCTGGCAGTGCTCAGAAATCATGCTACTTGCTGCTTTAGCTAAAAGAGCGTCTCAAAATATTTTGATGTAATTAAACATCTCGTTGCAGTCTGAAATCTTCAATGTGGCTTGCTACAAGTCGGCGGCGGAGCCAATAGCTGTATAAAGAAGCAGAGGAAGGGttaaatgaagaagaagtcgtggACAACATCCAGGGGATAACGAAATTGGAGATCAGTTTGGCAGCATGAATCACGTTTCAGAGCTTAGCTAGGTTTGCCTTAGTACGAAACGGTCGGTCCCTTCACCCATTATAGCTCTATGATGATAGCAGGAACCTCATTATCTAGGCCACAAAGGTATTTAAATTAGAATGGTTCAcaaactatgaaagaaaatgcAGGGCCACGTTCCCCGCTCTTCTACAGTTGCAACCCATGTCCACTCCTAAATCCTCATGTATTTGATGATAGCATATGCTCAAGTCTTGTAGGGAGCGGTTTTATAGATCACCAAGGTAATCAGAAGTTGGCCTCAGATTCTCCTGGTCTCCTTGTTTTTCCATGTTCTATGCCCCAAATTTTCCAAAAACTCAGCCACCAAGCACATAAGTCCGCACGCTGTACTAATTGCCCACATTGGAATTTCCCCTTCAAGAACCTTGTTCCTTTGGTTCCACAGTAGCCCCTAGACGGCAATAACCTAAATTTTGCTCCTCAAGGGTATCGTCAATATATCATCCATCATCCATAAGATCACACCCTTCCATTTGTGCCCTCTAGCTCTAGTACTCTAGTCTCGTCTTGCGCTACAGTAGGACAACATGTGATTTCTCAGGTCCATTTAGTTGTGTTTCATGTAGTGCAAATGTCGATATTCATGCCAATGTTCTGGCTTGGCCAGGGAAACTTTCCCATTTGGTAAATACCACTGGCACTACTAATCTGCTACAGCATGTAAGGCCATTGCTATTTTCTCTTGGTTTATCAAACATTTTATTCTGCTGATAACCATGACAGGAAATGATGGGCAACTGAGAATATTACTATGACACCGCAAGTATGATTATGTGTATCAACACCACATAGAGTTTAATAAGTTTGAGAAATTCTAGTTTCCTGTTTTTGCTCTTTCTAGCATACATGTATCAGTGTTGGTGCTAAAATAGTGAAGATCGCCTGCGTGCACTTCCGCCCGTTCTATGAGGCAAAAAGCAAACAAGGTCCAGTACTCAACACCGCATTATATATGTTGCACATTCATTATTCTCTAATCTTTATGCTGGTCAAATACTCTATACAAACATTTTTGGACAAAGGGTGAACTTTATTGGCTCAAACTGGAGCATCAAAAGGATAGAATCACTATGAGCACACAGCTAGCCTTGCATagataggatgcacacaaccaacaccaatGCACACACACAAAAAAGCCGACAattagcaaagtcatataagaccaaagttaTGTGTAGGCAAGGAAAAAAATCCAAAGTGATAAGATACGCTATCAACAAACTATAGCAATAACTATATCCGCACCAATCATCTCATGACTCCACACGAACGACGAGGTCCTTCAACagcaatgccttcaagaagggagcggCATTGACGCAGTCGCCATCACCGGATCCAAGTAACAAAGCCAgagtctaggttttcaccctgaagagtCTAGATTAAATATTTATGTCATAATTTTGTCATCACATTTGATTGATGTATGGGGTAGCTCTAAAAAAGTAGAACTTGTTTGTTTCCTAGCTTAAATTAAGCTTCTCCAAATAGCCAAATAAGAATCCGACCGATTTGTAACATGGTTGATTAATGAAAACATGTGACTTTAGCACCATTGTGTGCAATAGAATTACCGTAATAATTTTTGGGAAAGTGCTTGTTTTAATCATTGACCTATTATTCATCTTTGGATCCACCTAGAGGAGCAGATTGCGGCCTCCTAAGTAGCGGCAAGTGAAGGGGAATAAGAGCATGGCCCCATGTGATCGCTTGCAATATTCGGTGTATGTGTCTATGATGTGGTAGTGTTGAAAGGGTGTCTAGCACTAGAGGGTGCGCGCGAAACCCTGTGATGGAACTTGTTGTGATGTGTCGATGTATGTTTTTCAAGTCCATAAACTTGTGTATCGTGAATGGGGTGACGCGTGCTCGCGGGCCATGTGTAAACCCTATACCTAGTTAGTTGATTGCTTGTGACTCTATTTTGTTGTATGTTGTGATGTCTCTCTCTAAGAAAGTATTGCTGCTGGCTTGTTTACAGATTGTGCGTAAAATCACCATATGTGGATACGTTAAACATCTCTTTTCGGTTGAAATATTTAGCGTGGCCTGCTAAGAGCACGACCACACCATGGACACACCTGAGGAGGGGAAAAATAGAGGGGATGATCGGCATGGTGACATCACTTGATCACGTAGCCGACAATCCTGACCCATTTCAGGAGAGAAACTTTTGTTTGAGTGAAACTCGGGGACTGAGTTGTTCGTTCCAGAATTGACGGCCCTGCAAATTTCAGGAGCTGCATTTCCATGGGCTTTACCGTCTCTCTGTGTTGCTCGTAGGTGATGCGCTATGAGCAAGCGACAACACGCAACCAAGGGCATATCAGAGCCCATACAACAATCTTGTTGCACGGCAATCGAGTCTACCAGAAACCGGTGCTCGTTTCCGTCGACACGTGGACACAAGACCAGTAGTTCCATGAATGAGTAACTCTAGCCGGTCCCCTGAAATTATATGGAGGAGTAAAATTTCGGTTTTACTACTCTAATCGGCACCTAGCCAATCTCCTAAACCGATTAGAGGAGTAAATTTTCACTCCACCGCCTATCCAAATTCTTAATTTACTAGACCTGGAGGCGGCCAAGTAAAAGTTTTCGTCACCCAAAGGCCTCCTTGTGGCAGGTCAGCGACAAACGTGAAGCTCCCTTGTTGACGGCAGCGACCTCGGGCCTCGCTGGCAACCTCGCCGTAAAAAGTGCCTCCTCTCCCAGTGTTTGGTGCTGGTGGTGGGTTCCTGGACATGAGGAAAAGCATATGTTTCCACGGCGAGCTCCAGCGGCGGTGCGGCCTGGCAGCGATGCGTACGTCTGAGGCACCCAGCAGCTTAGCGTCGGTTGGAGCGCCGTCAATGCAGAGTGCAAGTATGTGGTCTCCGTTTACAGCCGCGGCCTTGGTAGCCGTATTCTCGCCACCGCGTCAGCGTTCCTCTACGCGCTGCTCACCGACCGGAtcctccttgtcgaccggagcagCGGCATGGGCGAGCTGTTTCTGTGGTGTGAATGCCAGTGACTGAAATCTGCACATAAACAAGGTGCTCAATAACAAGGTGCCCACGGTGGTGACTGAGACCTATGGCAACAGTCTCAAGAACAAGGTGCCCACGGCTGTGAATGAAACATGCACGTAAGAGCACCTCAATTGGGTCAAACTCCGCCTCCAGCTCAAGCACGAGCATGAACACGACGGCGCACACGAGCACTAGCCTCGATTAGTGCAGGCAGACGTGTGATGTCCGTGTGATGTCCGAGGTGTGCAACGTCCGACTTGCTCACCAGCCTTGCCGGTGTGGTCACCATTGTCACGGAGGCGCATAGTAGATGTTCAATGAAATGTATGAACCGAACCTAAGTTTTACTCCGGCAAATTT is a genomic window containing:
- the LOC123094188 gene encoding histidine-containing phosphotransfer protein 2-like, translated to MAAAAIRAQINILIATMFNTGLVDDAFLQLQRMREQGRVTPAHVVEVMNHFLNEAERIINDITGLMNGPEVDFDKVDDLVQQLKVACSSVGAKRLNLCCVQHFSPEAKTKEGYLAALGRVRFQFCDLRSMFKIIMELEQHFAACGPK